The proteins below come from a single Gossypium raimondii isolate GPD5lz chromosome 2, ASM2569854v1, whole genome shotgun sequence genomic window:
- the LOC105789876 gene encoding dynamin-related protein 3A-like has product MMAFWQGNHLRSNNGRPVLTGGSLSTRSWGISSIFGSKASSRGTAATESPEETLHDAENMSSTIQLREPPSILRPLEMSENEATEIIITRILMKSYFDIVRKNIQDLVPKAIMQFLVILFRLTLLLVKFKVIILTNLKYFPPFYQFRSIIQKETFITLLYKYCTRIQTWVLMLVPDDQILPNHQR; this is encoded by the exons ATGATGGCATTTTGGCAGGGAAATCATCTTCGGTCAAATAATGGGCGACCTGTATTAACTG GTGGCAGTTTATCTACAAGGAGTTGGGGCATTTCTTCAATATTTGGGAGCAAGGCCTCATCTAGAGGGACTGCAGCTACTGAATCTCCTGAAGAAACTCTACATGATGCAGAGAATATGTCATCAACAATCCAACTGAGAGAG CCTCCATCAATCTTAAGACCACTTGAAATGTCAGAGAATGAAGCTACAGAAATAATTATCACCAGAATACTTATGAAATCCTACTTTGATATAGTCCGTAAGAACATTCAAGACTTAGTGCCAAAGGCTATAATGCAATTTCTGGTAATACTGTTTCGTTTAACTCTCCTGTTAGTCAAGTTTAAAGTTATTATTCTgacaaatctaaaatattttcccCCTTTTTATCAGTTCAGGTCAATCATACAAAAGGAAACCTTCATAACACTTTTATACAAATACTGTACCA GAATACAAACTTGGGTATTGATGCTAGTCCCGGATGACCAAATTCTCCCGAATCACCAACGGTAA
- the LOC105788817 gene encoding very-long-chain 3-oxoacyl-CoA reductase 1: MEACFFDTLKAQPFWVIFLFTLGSLSLLKFSFVFLKWVWINFLRPGKNLKKYGSWGLVTGPTDGIGKGFAFQLARKGLNLVLVGRNPDKLKDVSDSILAKYAKIQIKTVVVDFTGDLDEGVKKIKETVEGLDVGVLINNVGISYPYARYFHEVDEELLVNLIKVNVEGTTKVTQAVLPGMVKRKKGAIVNIGSGAAIVIPSDPLYAVYAATKAYIDQFSRCLYVEYKNSGIDVQCQVPLYVATKMASIKRSSFFVPSTDGYARAAMRWIGYEPRCTPYWPHSILWGLAYSLPESVVDAWRLRFCLGIRKRGQMKDSRKKE; encoded by the exons ATGGAAGCCTGCTTCTTCGATACTCTCAAGGCTCAACCTTTCTGGgttattttccttttcactTTGGGTTCTTTATCACTCTTgaagttttcatttgtttttctgAAATGGGTCTGGATCAATTTTCTTAGACCTGGTAAGAATCTCAAAAAATATGGTTCCTGGGGTCTTGTTACTGGACCAACTGATGGTATCGGCAAAGGATTTGCCTTTCAGCTGGCTAGGAAAGGCCTTAATCTTGTCTTGGTGGGCCGTAATCCTGATAAACTAAAAGACGTTTCCGATTCAATCTTGGCCAAGTATGCCAAGATTCAGATCAAGACAGTTGTTGTGGACTTCACTGGCGATCTTGATGAAGGCGtgaagaagataaaagaaaCTGTTGAAGGACTGGATGTGGGGGTTTTGATTAACAATGTTGGGATTTCATATCCTTATGCCAGGTACTTCCACGAGGTTGATGAGGAGCTGTTGGTGAATTTGATTAAGGTTAATGTTGAAGGTACCACAAAGGTAACTCAAGCTGTTTTGCCTGGGATGGTGAAGAGAAAGAAAGGCGCAATTGTGAACATTGGGTCTGGTGCTGCCATTGTCATCCCTTCTGATCCACTTTATGCTGTTTATGCTGCTACTAAGGC GTATATTGATCAATTCTCTAGGTGCCTTTATGTTGAATACAAGAACAGTGGGATTGATGTTCAGTGTCAG GTTCCATTGTATGTGGCAACAAAAATGGCATCAATCAAAAGATCATCTTTCTTTGTTCCATCAACAGACGGATATGCTCGTGCAGCAATGCGGTGGATAGGCTATGAACCTCGTTGCACGCCCTACTGGCCCCATTCCATCCTCTGGGGCTTGGCTTATTCACTGCCAGAGAGTGTGGTTGATGCATGGCGTTTGCGCTTCTGTCTTGGCATTCGGAAGAGGGGGCAAATGAAAGATTCTAGGAAGAAGGAATGA